The following DNA comes from Amblyraja radiata isolate CabotCenter1 chromosome 30, sAmbRad1.1.pri, whole genome shotgun sequence.
caatttgagtgccctggagcgaaaagactacaaaaagtagtaaacactgcccagtccatcatcggctctgaccttccttccatcgagaggatttatcgcagtcgctgcctcaaaaaggctggcagtatcatcaaagacccacaccatcctggccacacactcatctccctgctaccttcaggtagaaggtacaggagcctgaagactgcaacaaccaggttcaggaatagctacttccccacagccatcaggctattaaacctggctcggacaaaactctgattattaataacccattttctgttatttgcactttatcagtttatttattcatgtgtgtatatatttatattatggtatatggacacactgatctgttttgtagtaaatgcctactatgttctgtgtgctgaagcaaagcaagaatttcattgtcctatcagggacacatgacaataaactcacttgaacttgaactgtagACACGGAACTGCACATTAAAGATTTACAAAGACAgctggagaactcagtgggttaggaagCGAATCAACGGAGAGCCGCAGGCTGTCTCACCTGGAATGATTGCTGGAGTCCCTGTATGGATGCAAGCAGAGGTGTAGTCTACGTGATACGCAGGTATACGCCGTATACCCACTAAGAAAGCTCCAGCATTTCCGTATGCCCACTTAGAAATGCGCAATGACACGTATCCACTTCGATAGTGACAgaagttctgtttattttatgaatgaaagtatgacagttctgtcacagaactgtcatactttcattcataaattCAACCTGTGCGCTGTGTCTCTGTCAGAGTCGCACTTTTCCTTGTCGGAAGTGGGAAAGTCCCGAGTTCCGAGTACAATGGAACGCAGCATTATAATAGCCATACAGAGGCTTCCGTCCATGGCCCGTGCCCGTGACCGTGGTGACCGCCCGTGACCTAGACCTGACGTCACGTCACCTAGACGGTCGGCGCCGAGGTGATGTCCAGCGGCTCAACAGTAAATATGAAGCGGAAGCAACAAACTACCCTTAGCCATTTAAACAAAAAACAAGCCTGCTGCTGCCTCGGCCGACACTCCAGCAGTCACTAGGACGTTAGATGAAGAAGAGGGAACTACAGCGGAGCCTGATGCCAGCAGTGTATCGGGTAAGTGAAAGTCGTATACAAGTGAACTTTAGCAGATATTAGACTACTAGCTACTAGCTTATAAGAGATTTCCCAAACTGAATGAataccacacatatattcactaaacggccttgctagctcaatcttgttgtagtaaagtagtaaataacgtagttattacacattttactgtgagactgtgagtgtgtgtgtgctgaatatctccttgttccttctagatgataactcctggccagccctatggactgagagtcaggctagggagtttaaaagcaggcattcttggttagaatggaaggacagaaagttaggtaaatatcagccaacttgtaaagctggtataaacacatgaagtcaactttatgcaaatgagagtatagctggtttattttcatcttaaagatacattaatttcacttttatacaattaaattataatgatattgtcacagtgaagcttatttacagttcattcaattattttgaatAGATTCTTATCCAGTTCAGAAGGTGTTATTGCTAATATAGATTCAAAAAAGACTACTTGTATGATGTTAATTAGTCATGTTTTTGTTTACTTCCAGGTTGTGCTTTTTGCAGCTCAACAAAATCTACTGGCGTCTTAACAGAGAAAAGAATTTCCATATCTGAGGAGTGGGCGATGTTTAAGATCCAGTCATCAGGCTCAAGCAGACCAACAGCCCTGGCCTCCTTGAGAAACAAGATCAGACGGCATGAGATGTCCAGGGCACACGAAATAGCTCAGGAGCTCACTGAAAAGGGTGGACAGGATTTACTTGGGAATCTTGTGAGAGCTGTGTCAGACACTGTGTTAGCTGAGACAAATGCTGTATTCAGAACAGCATATTATCTTGCCAAGATGAACCGACCTTTCTCTGACCATGACGATCTCATTGAGCTTCAGGAAAAAAACGGTGTCAACATGGGCACAAGTctgcactcaaggttcagttcaacaaaaattgtggaacacatagcaaaaaagatgcagacaaaaatagttgacagcattgtgtcatcttcaagcaagctgtctgttctcattgatgaggcaacttctctcagccataaatcagccatgattgtcaaTGTGAAGGCCTCTTTAGATGGAGCTACTCCTGAATTTGTTTTTTTGGACCTGGTGGAGCTGGAAAGCCAGAGGGCAGAGTCTATAGAGGAAGCTCTATTAAACTGTTTGGACACTGCAGGCTTTAGTGAAGAGTGGCTTCAAAACAACTGGATCTCATTTGTTTCTGATGGAGCCAGTGTTATGTTAGGCAAAAACTCTGGTGTGGCAACCAGGCTGACTGCAAGGTACCCTAACCTCTTCACATGGCACTGTATGAACCACCGTCTAGAACTGGCTGTAAATGATGCTGTGGATGAGGTTCAGGCAGTCAACCACTTCAAAGTTTTCATGGACAAACTCCACAATCTCTACAGTCAGTCCAATAAAAATTCACGGGAACTTATGGAAGCAGCACAAGAAGTGGGCTCACAAGTCCTGAAGATTGGCAGAGTTTTAAACACCCGATGGGTTGCCAGCAGTTTCCGTTCTGTAAAGGTTGTGTGGAGGTCATACGAAGCACTTAACAGACACTTTGAGAATGCTGCAGGAGACCAAACAAGAAACGGCAAAGAGAGGCAAACCTACAGAGGCCTGGCACATCGTATGCAAAGCAAGGAATTTCTTTGTGACCTTGGACTCATGTATGATGCACTATCtgaactttcaaacctgtcccagcaattacaggcccattcaatcacacttttaagagcagaacagctgctgaagcgcaccatccgagtgctggcatcatttaaagattctccaggagagaaattggaggAAGCTTTGAAAGTACAGGCTTTGGGACAGTTTGGATCAGTGTCCCTGGAGTCAAATGCTAAGCTCATGCCGATCAATACAAAGTAGTTCCTACAAAGTCTGATCAACAACATGGAGAAGCGGCTCTCATTTAAGGATGAAATTCTTCATGATCTCAGCATTCTGGATTCAAGCACCTGGCCATCAACACCTGGCATACGGCACGGTGAGTCACAGGTAAAACGACTGTGCAGGCGATTCAATCTTTGTCAAGAACAAGCTGTCAATGGAATGAGAGATTTCATCGAGCACCCAGAGAGTGAACCTGAATGCCTCAAACCACTCATCCACTGCATGCAGACCATCCCTTGCAGCACTGCAGAGTGTGAAAGgggcttcagtctgatgaatatTGTGTACACAGACCAAAGATCTAGAATGTTGTTGTCTAGTGTCAGCAATTTGATGATGATCAGCATCAATGGGCCCCCTGTAAGCCTTTTTGAGCCAAGCAAATATGTATCAACATGGTTACGAAGCCATCGCTCTGCCAcgcaagcaagaaggcagagcacacctcagatgcctgagtacaagcaaatttggaaagttttgtaaactagcaggctactacatttaaagtgaaaaacaattgttgacaaaatcccttttagtggaatacaaacacttttccaTACCTGCTACAGTAGCAGATACggaaaagtgtttgtattccactaaatatccctcatgtaactgtgtattcacctttgtttgttacttttttacaatgaagggattgtggtgtttgttttattttgcatgggtCATGCGCCCTCCGCTGGTCGTTTTTGCGGATGTACTGTTTTTCTTCTCTGTTAAACACTGAACAGATGTTATTTGCATAGGACTTACTGTGATTGAAAACGTGTATTTTGTGAtgctgtgtgattgctgtattaagtatgagtgtgagacgtcttagaacagttgctgatatgttttatttattttaatttattatttaagtatttttgtatgggaaacataattctaaagaagatgtttttattttgtatttttgcatttattgtttcttatatagggtattttattttattgagttgtaattgtttctgacaaatgactaactctgttttttcttgtctcaaaactctaaacagagcatgcagcagcagcagcaataaatgtcctgtgcaaaagactcaagtatcccgtcgtctccttagcacattagtactgaggccaggccggttacatatacagtagtacagtgtttatatagccaacagttatttatttattgatgctttatagtttatttgatgctagtgcctaatggtgattttaatttgactGTTTATTGTCCTAGAAACTGATGACAATATCGAGTGTTGAATAATCTCAATTACTTATGGTGGTTGTAGGCTACTGTATGCGACAGTGAGTGTGGCGGTGTTTATAGGACGGGTGTGGAAGAGGCTAGGAGGGAATCATCACAGTATACCCACTACAAAAAACTAGACTACACCACTGCATGTAATTAATACATCAAGTACTCTAACGGTTTAAAACAAATACGTTTTTTCCTCTCTTAATGCCATCGGTCAATTTGCTCAACAAAAATGGGTGATCGAACTTTCCAATTGCCAAGGCACCGTCTGCTACCGACAGCGTCCGTTCTTCATCACTCACCCTGCATGAATTAAACGCCCGGTTATAAGACCAGCATCAACGATTTCTGGGTCACTTTCCAAAACAGTGCAGAGAGTCTCACCTCCTCTTCTGACGAGTTTCCTCCTGAAATATATAACATCAGAAAGATCCATTAATTTACACAGAGCGACCACATCGTGACAGCAGGAATTTCATCCAAATTGTTACAATGTTCCTACAGATCTTTGCACTCGTTGCTGATGGAGCGCCCCATCAGTCCGGTATTGTATTAATTCAATGTAAAGAGTAtattcatggccgtccgaaggggggttgcgttgggtgcgaccgcaccccccttttctcccccctaagaaaaaaaagaaaaaaaatcggggggaaaaatcaacgtttccactttggaaacgaccagttctctgttctcccgtccccgggcgggagtggctgaatctgaacccaacggctgtaaccccaacaccagacgccgctgcggcggagcccgctcccctcgcctgcccccgccgccggggcccaagccatcttacccccacacccccctcgcttacccccgctgggcccacgccacccccactgggctcatgccacccccgctgggcacacgcAACCCCCGCTGGGCgcatgccacccccactgggctcatgccacccccgctgggcccacgccacccccactgggctcatgccacccccattgggatcacgccacccccgctgggcccatgccacccccgctgggtctacgccacccccgctgggcccatgccacccccgctgggtctacgccacccccgctggccccacgccacccccgctgggtctacgccacccccgctgggcccacgccacccccgctggggctacgccacccccgctgggcccacgccacccccgctgggtctacgccacccccgctgggcccacgccacccccccgctgggtctacccaccccgctgggcccacgccacccccgctgggtctacgccacccccgctgggcccacgccacccccgctgggtctacgccacccccgctgggcccacgccacccccgctgggtctacgccacccccgctgggcccacgccacccccgctgggcccacgccacccccctgGGTCTACCCACCCcgccccccgccacccccgctgggtctacgccacccccgctgggcccacgccaccctcgctgggcccacgccacccccgctgggtctacgccacccccgctgggcccacgccacccccgctgggtctacgccacccccgctgggcacatGCCACCACCGCTGACCCCcgatgggtccacgccacccctgttgggcccacgccaccatTGCTGGGCCCACACCCCCGCCGCTGAacctcgctgggcccacgccaccccgctgacccccgctgggcccacgccacccccgctgggtctacgccacccccgctgggcccatgccacccccgctgacccctgatgggaccacgccaccccccgctgggcccacgccacccctgctgagtccacgccacccctgctgggcccacgccacccctgctgggcccatgccaccccaggtgacccccgctgggtccacgccaccctcgctgacccccgctgagcccacgccacccccgcttggcccatgccacccccactgacacccgctgggtccccgccacccccactgggcccacaacACCTTCATcacccccgcccgctgggcccgcaCCACCTTCATCTTTTGCAAGAAAGaggaggggatgtgagaggggggagggagagagagaggggaagggagaggagagagagatgggggaggggagagggaaagggggattatcttgagtgagattgcaaaattaaggtaggttttagagctattatattttctcctccatataaataatatcaaacaattggaactgctttcttttccttgataacaatacagaaaaatatgaattccatagtttgtgacataaatacacattttaatgggatcattacatacagatgtaacatttccattttgagatgggggggagggggaggggcttcccattcaccacttcgcacctacttaaggcaaaactccagtatgaaaagagtggacgctttcccaccccaaccaacacttcacacccactcacagcctgacctcagtctgcaaagactgggcccttctacacccaccccactccaatcaccacttcacaccaaaTGACTTCacttccacagacacctctgtcaagcttctcaagtttgcggatgacacaaccctggttggactgatccaggatgggggatctctgtactcttttcagtttgacatatttcctttaacatggtgcccagaactgaacacaatattctaaatgcggtctcaccaacgtcttatacaactgcaacatgacctcccaacttctatactcaatactctgactgatgagggccaaagtgccaaaatactttttgaccacctgatatacctgcgacacgaccttcaaggaaccatgcaaccatcaaccattcctctgcccatctggctaattgatccagatcctgctgcaatctttcacaaccatcttcactatctgcaaaaccactcacttctgtatcatcagcaaacttgctaatcttgccctgttctgtgacgtttcacagagtgctggagtaactcagcgggtcaggctgagtatggaggttgggaggtcatgttgcagttgcataagaaggtggtgaggccgcattcagagtattgtattcagttctgggcaccatgttataggaaagatatcatcaaactggaaagggtacagtgaagatttatgaggatgttgccaggactagatgggccagagctatagggagaggttcagtaggctgggactctatttcatggagcacaggaggatgagcgatgatcttatagaggtgtataaaatcatgatttgaatagatatggttgagtctttggcccagagtaggtgaatcgaggagcagaggtgaagggcaaaagatttaataggaatctgtggggtatgtttttcacacaaagggtggtaggtgtatggaacaagctgccagaggaggtagttgaggcagggactatcgcaacatttaagaaacagttatacaggtacatggataggacaggttcggagggatatgaatcaaacgtgggcaggtggaactagtgcagatgggacatgctgggccgaagggtctgtttccacactgtatcactctatgactctatctttccctctcaaacccattctcctgccttctccccattacctctgacacccgtatcaatcaagaatctatcaatctcctcctgaaaaatgtacattgacttgacctccacagctatctgtggcaatgaattccacagttcaccaccctctgacttaagaaattcctgctcatctccttcctaaaggaatgtcttttaattcttaggctgtggccactggccctagactctcccactagtggaaacatcctctccaaatccacaccatccaggtttttaccaggctgggacagacggcaacagcttcacaccgtgtcccaaagctcgtgtcctgtcctgcatcacccaaggcagcagagacgttataggagagggcaagcaccgtaacaaagtatctcacaatggtttgggtaacattcaggaatgtttatgcatgccacatcatgaatattactgaagaacggtcttgacccgaactataatctatagcttttctccagagatgctgcctgacccactgagttactccagcactctgtgacatatcacctatccatgttctccagtgatgctgcctgactcactgagttactccagcactctgtgacatgtcacctatccatgttctccacagatactgcctgactcgctgagttactccagcactctgtgaaacgtcgcctattcatattctctgcagatgctgcctgacccactgagttactccagcactttgtgactagttTCCCTTCACGCATCTGTCCaaacccactctcccccctcctttcctatgttcctttccacccataaacctctctctgcctttacatttcactcctctttcaaatctgctctacttatctacatgcatttttcttcttcactttttagtcatagaatgatgcagtgtggaaacaggcccttcagcccaacttgcccacaccgaccgacatgtcccatctaaactagtcccactcacacgcgtttggcccatatcgatctaaatctgtcctatccatgtacgtgtccaaatgtctcttaaacattaggatagtcccagccttaactacctcctctggcagctcgttacatacacccagcaccctttgtgtgaaaaagctacctcagattcctgttaatttctgaaatattggtcatagatttggtgcaaaaatgctccaaaacaaggctcagaatggatcagagagcatctaaaaccccagagcttccagggcccttaagcgggcactggaccctggcatcgagggacttcatgcttcgcgctcatgatgtgcgcagcaCGCACACTAttccacattaagttttttgtaatcctgtcatgccacccccctttttgaaaagcttcgtacgggcctgatatTTAATACTGGACTTATGGGGCGATTCAACGTCCTCTGGTTCCAGTCGTGAATTACATCATTTGTCCAGCAAGGGTcgccctataaccatataataaccatataacaattacagcacggaaacaggccatctcggccctacaagtccgtgccgaacaattattttcccctagtcccatctacctgcactcagaccataaccctccattcctttcccatccatatacctatccaatttatttttaaatgataaaatcgaacctgcctccactacttccactggaagcacattccacacagctaccactctctgagtaaagaagttccccctcatgttacccctaaacttctgtcccttaattctgaagtcatgtcctcttgtttgaatcttccctactctcaatgggaaaagcttgtccacgtcaactctgtctatccctcccatcattttaaagacctctatcaagtccccccttaaccttctgcgctccagagaataaagacctaacttattcaacctttctctgtaacttagttgttgaaacccaggcaacattctagtaaatctcctctgtactctctctattttgttgacatccttcctataattgggcgagcaAAATTCATTGTTACCCTCTTGCGTTTAATATCTGTGTGACAAGCCTTGGAATTTTCTTCTATCCTATTCGCCAATGATCCTACATTGCCACTTCAAACACCCCCTGGTTCCTCTTGCTCCCTGTAGGTCAGCAAGAGGGGAACCATATTATCTTTGTCTCCACAGACATCATGTTGCCAGCTTGTGACCAGATGTTCATGTCAGACTAAGAGAGGATCTGGCTTGAACATCATGGAAATTATGACAATGCTCAATGTGATAAGTACAACTACTCTGCCCGATAAAGATGCAGCCAGTCCTGCCATGGAATGGTGTGTGTTAATGGGAGTAAGGCAGTAATATGGCACCGGAGAAAATAAACCATTTATTTGGAGACACTAGATCGGAATCATGATCATGTCAGCCAGGATCTgaggagggaaacatagaaacatagaaaataggtgcaggagtaggccattcggcccttcgagcctgcaccgccattcaatatgatcatggctgatcatccaactcagtatcctgtacctgccttctctccataccccctgatccctttagccacaagggccacatctaactccctcttaaatatagccaatgaactggcctcaactaccttctgtggcagagaattccagagattcaccactcactgtgtgaaaaatgtttttctcatctcggtcctaaaagatttcccccttatccttaaactgtgacccctagttctggacttccccaacatcgggaacaatcttcctgcatctagcctgtccaaccccttaagaattgtgtacgtttctataagatcccccctcaatcttctaaattctagcgagtacaaaccgagtctatccagtctttcttcatatgaaagccctgacatcccaggaatcagtctggtaacgtACACATGACGGGTCTGGACAAGAGCCTCTTTCCATCTTATGGAATAGATGGGAGAGTGCTGGTAAATAGAGGCGAAGGGGAAGGAACTGGGGCAATAAATGGCAAGAGATACGTGAATTTGGGTGAGGATGGCAGTCCGATGGATATTCCCGCTGCTGATGGCGACGGGGAGAAAACTTGCAACAGAATTGGAATCTGAACAGAGAGAATGTGCTGGGTGCCAAGTAGGATGGGTTGGGGATCAGCGGTTGGAGAAGGGGAAGCAACATGGTGACGGGGATTGGGGATGAAAATAAATACCTGTGGGGGACAATTGGATGAACAGGGAGATCTGAAGGGGATAAGGTTTACCTGTAACTGGAGAATACAATGTACATGCCGTTGGGTTGTAGGCTGATCAAACTATGAGGTGTTCGTCTGCCCTACCAACTGATTTGTTTGAATCAGCCCTGAATTATTGGGGAATTCTGCATTTATCGCACACTGTTACCCACTATTTTGTGATTGTGCCCTTATACTGAATCAAAGTGAATATGTAACTCCTTACCTTCAGAAATATCAAACTGTCCATTTGATTCATCCGCTCCTGCAGCTTTAGGAGTTGCTCTTGAATAGAGTTTAACTTCTCTTGAATCTCTCGTAGATTATTCTCCATTGGGTTTAGAACGCTCTCCTCTTCTTCCCGGAGTTCCTTGTGAAAGCGCTGCTCTTCCTCATTGAGAATCTGGCGCAGTTCAGCAAATACCGATGTGATGTGGGTCAACAGGTTCTGTGACTGTTCCTGTCAAATGAAAGATGAAGATCAATAATATCGAGCCTGGTCAGATATCAATAGCACAAGATCAGATAAGGGAAACTGGAAACCTTACccgaactccagaaatcttctgtttctgttgctgctccatttgctCCCCCGCTGATTTATCTTTTGTGAGAGTCTCTAAGGATGTTTTAATCCGCTCCTGTGgattgagattcagattcagcgAGTAAAATAATTAGACCAGACAGaaccaatgaaccaatgaaagggtcaagagcttcaaattcctgggcgtgcacatctctgaagatctctcctggtccgagaacactaatgcaattatcaagaaagctcatcagcgcctctacttcctgagaagattacagagaggcggtttgtcaaggaagactctctctaacttctacaggtgcacagtagagagcatgctgaccggttgcatcgtggcttggttcggcaatttgagcgccctggagaggaaaagactacaaaaagtagtaaacactgcccagtccatcatcggctctgaccttccttccatcgaggggatttatcgcagtcgctgcctcaaaaaggctggcagtatcatcaaagacccacaccatcctggccacacactcatctccctgctaccttcaggtagaaggtacaggagcctgaagactgcaacatccaggttcaggaatagctacttccccacagccatcaggctattaaacctggctcagacaaaactctgattattaataacccattttctgttatttgcaatttatcagtttatttattcatgtgtgtatatatttgtttCCCTCGGAtgctcacgtcacacagcttatttatttattttacttttcttttacatctgttggaagctgcataataaatctcactgacgtgcaatgacaataaaatatattattattattattattattattattattatgctacACTGGAGGTGGCGGAGTGAGATATAATCACTATCTTTGAGGCACTGGTGAGATGTAGATGTGGGCAAATCGATTAGTATAGCTGGGGAAAAGGTGGACTCAAACATGAAGGGACATGATGTTCCCTTGGACAACAGTgaacataatatggtggaattctgcattaggatggagagtgacacggttaattcggaGACTAGGGTcccgaacttgaataaaggatactttgaaggtatgagacgggtattggct
Coding sequences within:
- the LOC116990018 gene encoding nuclear factor 7, brain-like; this encodes MEQQQKQKISGVREQSQNLLTHITSVFAELRQILNEEEQRFHKELREEEESVLNPMENNLREIQEKLNSIQEQLLKLQERMNQMDSLIFLKEETRQKRRVSDEERTLSVADGALAIGKFDHPFLLSKLTDGIKRGKNERIKTSLETLTKDKSAGEQMEQQQKQKISGVREQSQNLLTHITSVFAELRQILNEEEQRFHKELREEEESVLNPMENNLREIQEKLNSIQEQLLKLQERMNQMDSLIFLKVRSYIFTLIQYKGTITK